The following are encoded in a window of Pseudobdellovibrionaceae bacterium genomic DNA:
- a CDS encoding ABC-F family ATP-binding cassette domain-containing protein, with the protein MSLISVRGLNHGFAGRTLFRNLQFGINEGDRVGLLGPNGAGKSTLVKILSQRLVPDGGDIVHRRGLVLGFLDQDPLFKDGQTILDAMIEDSHHDDGGYSKAFELISTMGLSRFDENSPVADLSGGWKKRLALARELMKDPQLLILDEPTNHLDVTSVRWLEEFLAESRITQIVVTHDRLFLQRVTTRILDLDPRYQGGLLDFKGDYSGYLEAREQITEGQKSREKSLRNTLRRETEWLRRGAKARQTKQQARIQAAGDLKEEVGLLRERNRVQVSGINFGENDKTPERLIDAEDLGQSFDGGETWLYQHLNLLITPRTRLALLGDNGSGKTTLMRTLIGEGEGTEGRVKRLEGLKVAYFEQTRDRLDPSKSVLENIAPGGDYVNFQGSFVHVRSYLDRFLFFGNKAELPVMKLSGGEKARLRIAQLMLEPAQVLVLDEPTNDLDLETLEVLEEALANFRGAIVLTTHDRYFMDATCDQILAFPRDGSGELVKFASYFQWEDWIEGQGESDKKNVKKAADAPAPAPVKGKLSFKEKKELDEMEGTIKKLEARVSDLSAKMQDPAVIANHQELAKIGAELSAAEQELERKFTRWQELEAKA; encoded by the coding sequence ATGAGTTTGATCAGTGTGCGCGGTTTGAATCACGGATTCGCCGGTAGAACCCTTTTTCGCAATCTTCAATTCGGCATCAACGAAGGCGATCGCGTCGGCCTTTTAGGACCGAACGGCGCCGGTAAATCCACGCTCGTCAAAATCCTTTCGCAACGTTTAGTTCCCGATGGCGGGGACATCGTCCACCGCCGCGGCCTCGTGCTGGGATTTTTGGATCAAGACCCGCTGTTCAAAGACGGTCAGACCATTCTGGACGCCATGATCGAAGACTCGCACCATGACGACGGCGGTTACAGCAAAGCTTTCGAGCTGATCTCGACGATGGGTCTTTCCCGTTTTGATGAAAACTCGCCCGTCGCGGACCTTTCCGGAGGCTGGAAGAAACGTTTGGCGCTGGCGCGCGAGCTCATGAAAGACCCGCAGCTCCTCATCCTCGATGAACCGACGAACCACCTGGACGTGACGAGCGTGCGTTGGCTGGAGGAGTTCCTGGCCGAGTCGCGCATCACCCAGATCGTCGTCACGCACGATCGTTTGTTCCTTCAGCGGGTCACCACCCGCATCCTCGATCTGGATCCGCGCTACCAGGGCGGACTGCTCGATTTCAAAGGCGACTATTCGGGCTATCTCGAAGCGCGCGAACAGATCACGGAAGGGCAAAAAAGCCGCGAAAAATCGCTGCGCAATACTTTGCGCCGCGAGACCGAATGGCTGCGCCGGGGGGCCAAGGCCCGTCAAACCAAACAGCAGGCGCGCATTCAGGCCGCGGGCGACTTGAAGGAAGAAGTGGGACTTTTGCGCGAGCGAAATCGCGTGCAGGTCAGCGGCATCAACTTCGGCGAAAACGACAAGACACCGGAACGTTTGATCGACGCCGAAGACTTGGGACAGTCGTTCGACGGCGGCGAAACCTGGCTTTACCAGCACCTCAATTTGCTGATCACGCCGCGCACCCGTTTGGCCCTTCTGGGAGACAACGGCTCGGGAAAAACGACGTTGATGCGGACGCTCATCGGCGAAGGCGAAGGGACCGAGGGTCGCGTGAAGCGACTTGAAGGTTTGAAGGTCGCCTACTTCGAACAGACCCGCGACCGCCTGGATCCGTCGAAGTCCGTCCTCGAAAACATCGCGCCGGGCGGCGACTACGTGAACTTCCAAGGCAGCTTCGTGCACGTGCGTTCGTACCTGGACCGCTTTTTGTTCTTCGGCAACAAGGCGGAACTGCCCGTCATGAAGCTCTCGGGCGGAGAAAAGGCCCGTCTACGGATCGCGCAGCTGATGCTCGAGCCCGCGCAGGTCCTGGTCCTCGATGAGCCGACGAACGATCTCGATCTCGAAACCCTCGAAGTTTTGGAAGAGGCGCTGGCGAACTTCCGCGGCGCCATCGTCCTGACGACGCACGATCGTTACTTCATGGATGCGACCTGCGATCAGATCCTGGCTTTCCCGCGCGACGGCAGCGGTGAACTCGTGAAGTTCGCGAGCTACTTCCAATGGGAAGACTGGATCGAAGGCCAAGGCGAAAGCGACAAGAAGAACGTAAAAAAAGCCGCCGACGCACCGGCCCCCGCCCCCGTCAAAGGCAAGCTCAGCTTCAAAGAGAAAAAAGAGCTCGACGAGATGGAAGGCACGATCAAAAAACTCGAAGCCCGCGTCAGTGACCTCTCCGCGAAGATGCAAGATCCCGCCGTCATCGCGAACCACCAAGAGCTCGCCAAGATCGGCGCGGAACTGAGCGCCGCCGAGCAGGAACTCGAACGCAAATTCACGCGCTGGCAAGAGCTCGAAGCCAAGGCCTAA
- a CDS encoding PAS domain-containing protein: MINSPPSDSELMRLLDRVHREARMSGWSLSLAKDAFRWSAGMSELVGVPSEAHPTVAEFMSYLEPAAARAFAEAVESCLKDGASFHLTVRTARVPHCLAIWGLREKDEDGEPCVYGLCQDITAQMRQEQELLETRTRLQNILDEVPAVIYSKTKEGYFQFANPLFYEVVPTGGRASVTGMHSNDILPEETSREHIANDLEVVRTGKTLHSIEHVPQADGTVRYFDSYKFPTRNARGEITGITGVSVDITEKKRMQDDLDRQRALALHQSRLASIGELAAGVGHEINNPLTIVMSYLSQIEENLSEPAIGTVTRQRNLEMISKARKASERIRSIVGGLRTFARASADAKQAFPVLRAVANSVNMVKEIYAKDGVDLEFKPCDGQPACHGDEGQIQQVVMNLLSNARDAVLPMKLRQIHVAVERKDQHVLIVVRDSGPGIEPVHLARIFDPFFTTKEMTKGTGLGLPIAHSIVKDHGGDIHYTRRPEGGSEFTVTLPLHLKNIEVTDTAVAVAPAPAPAVRPKGLARILVADDEIDIQEILCMVLEQIGFDVDSVGTGKDALARITTGEYDALITDMNMPAPKGGELIRLIREEHGNQRLKIFIITGGITGNLGSEDAKLQGMIDGHFFKPFDQHILKSSLFSALGL; encoded by the coding sequence ATGATCAACTCCCCCCCGAGCGATTCGGAGCTCATGCGCCTTCTGGACCGCGTCCATCGCGAAGCCCGCATGTCGGGTTGGTCGCTGTCGCTCGCGAAGGATGCGTTCCGGTGGTCGGCGGGGATGAGCGAGCTGGTGGGAGTCCCGTCCGAAGCGCATCCCACCGTCGCCGAGTTCATGAGCTATCTGGAGCCTGCCGCCGCTCGCGCCTTCGCCGAGGCCGTTGAAAGCTGCCTGAAGGATGGCGCGAGCTTTCACCTGACCGTCCGCACCGCGCGCGTTCCCCATTGCCTGGCGATCTGGGGTCTGCGCGAAAAAGACGAGGACGGAGAGCCTTGCGTTTACGGTCTTTGCCAGGACATCACCGCGCAGATGCGCCAAGAGCAAGAGCTTCTGGAAACCCGCACGCGCCTGCAAAATATTTTGGACGAAGTGCCGGCGGTCATCTACTCGAAAACCAAAGAAGGATACTTCCAATTCGCGAATCCGCTTTTTTACGAGGTCGTGCCCACGGGCGGACGCGCCTCGGTGACCGGGATGCACTCCAACGATATTCTGCCGGAAGAGACCTCGCGTGAGCACATCGCAAATGACTTAGAGGTCGTGCGTACGGGAAAGACGCTTCACTCGATCGAGCACGTCCCGCAGGCCGACGGCACGGTCCGTTACTTCGACTCCTATAAGTTCCCGACCCGTAACGCGCGCGGCGAGATCACGGGTATCACCGGCGTCTCGGTCGACATCACCGAGAAAAAGCGCATGCAGGACGATCTGGATCGCCAGCGCGCCCTGGCCCTTCATCAATCGCGCCTGGCCTCGATCGGCGAACTTGCGGCCGGAGTCGGTCACGAGATCAACAACCCGCTCACGATCGTGATGTCTTACCTTTCGCAGATCGAAGAGAACTTATCCGAACCCGCGATCGGCACCGTGACCCGGCAACGCAATCTGGAGATGATCTCGAAAGCGCGTAAAGCCAGCGAGCGCATTCGCAGCATCGTCGGGGGACTGCGGACCTTCGCGCGGGCGAGCGCGGACGCGAAGCAGGCCTTTCCGGTCCTGCGCGCCGTCGCGAACTCGGTGAACATGGTGAAAGAGATCTACGCCAAAGACGGCGTCGATCTCGAGTTCAAACCTTGCGACGGACAGCCCGCCTGCCACGGCGACGAGGGACAGATCCAGCAGGTCGTGATGAATCTGCTTTCGAACGCGCGCGACGCGGTCCTGCCGATGAAACTGCGACAGATCCACGTAGCCGTCGAAAGGAAAGATCAACACGTCCTGATCGTGGTGCGCGATTCGGGGCCCGGGATCGAACCCGTGCACCTGGCGCGGATCTTCGATCCCTTTTTCACGACGAAAGAGATGACCAAAGGCACGGGCCTGGGACTCCCCATCGCGCATTCGATCGTAAAGGACCACGGTGGCGACATCCACTACACGCGTCGCCCGGAAGGCGGCAGCGAGTTCACCGTGACGCTTCCCCTGCACCTCAAGAATATCGAAGTCACCGACACCGCGGTCGCGGTCGCCCCCGCCCCGGCTCCCGCGGTCCGGCCGAAGGGGCTGGCGCGCATCTTGGTGGCCGACGACGAGATCGACATTCAAGAGATCCTCTGCATGGTGCTTGAGCAGATCGGCTTCGATGTCGACAGCGTCGGCACCGGCAAAGACGCGCTCGCGCGCATCACGACCGGCGAATACGATGCGCTCATCACCGATATGAATATGCCCGCCCCCAAAGGCGGCGAGTTGATCCGCCTGATTCGCGAGGAACACGGTAACCAACGCCTGAAAATCTTCATCATCACGGGCGGAATCACCGGCAACCTCGGTTCGGAGGACGCCAAACTTCAGGGCATGATCGACGGACACTTCTTCAAGCCCTTCGATCAGCACATTCTGAAATCAAGCCTTTTCAGCGCGCTGGGCCTGTGA
- a CDS encoding 2OG-Fe(II) oxygenase yields MINPAAEIQMRRAPWTCLIVDDFLDAAFLGEALQALRIGEFEQAPDDRLGVRFQALGSLPLARFFMGREFREFVSARTQTPWKFDATSWIQLRQMTSASTPLPRHTDRLPGRQAVALFYLNEAWPTANGGELCLHAGETGADEVRIAPKLNRLVFFESNERTWHSVRPVRAGTRLNVSWEMSAR; encoded by the coding sequence GTGATTAACCCCGCTGCCGAAATCCAAATGCGCCGCGCGCCTTGGACCTGTCTCATCGTCGACGATTTTCTGGACGCCGCCTTTCTGGGCGAGGCCCTTCAGGCATTACGCATCGGCGAGTTCGAGCAGGCTCCGGACGACCGTCTCGGGGTTCGCTTTCAGGCTTTGGGTTCGCTTCCGCTCGCGCGCTTTTTTATGGGCCGTGAGTTTCGTGAGTTCGTCTCGGCGCGTACCCAAACTCCGTGGAAATTCGATGCGACCAGTTGGATCCAGCTGCGCCAGATGACATCCGCCTCGACGCCGCTCCCGCGTCACACGGACCGTCTGCCCGGGCGTCAGGCCGTGGCGCTGTTTTACCTGAACGAGGCGTGGCCGACCGCCAATGGCGGCGAACTCTGCCTGCACGCGGGCGAGACGGGCGCGGACGAGGTGCGGATCGCGCCGAAGCTGAATCGGCTCGTGTTTTTCGAATCGAACGAGCGCACCTGGCACAGCGTGCGGCCCGTCCGGGCGGGAACGCGTTTGAACGTCAGCTGGGAAATGAGCGCGCGATGA
- a CDS encoding 2OG-Fe(II) oxygenase yields MTTGYQATPFQHWIADDFLPTAILARAENAFAGLGDADFLPHPTGYRFGVCRDVEVLKFLYSSEMKSRLESLFGRKVKRSSRYPVPQYYDYPENSNGLPPHTDADEKRDLAMIIYLNEDWSSASGGELVVMNSPVDVATTIAPLKNRMACLELHPGAWHAVRPTAAGFRRRTLIVDWDFV; encoded by the coding sequence ATGACAACGGGATATCAAGCGACGCCTTTTCAACATTGGATCGCGGACGACTTTTTACCGACGGCGATTCTGGCGCGTGCGGAAAACGCGTTCGCGGGCCTCGGCGACGCGGATTTCCTGCCGCATCCCACGGGTTATCGTTTCGGCGTTTGTCGGGACGTCGAAGTCTTGAAGTTCCTGTACTCCTCCGAAATGAAGTCCCGCTTGGAATCCCTCTTCGGTCGCAAGGTGAAACGTTCCTCGCGTTATCCGGTGCCGCAGTATTACGACTATCCGGAAAACTCGAACGGTCTTCCGCCCCACACTGACGCGGACGAGAAGCGCGACCTCGCGATGATCATCTATTTGAACGAGGACTGGAGCTCGGCCTCGGGTGGTGAGCTCGTGGTGATGAATTCACCTGTGGACGTGGCGACGACGATCGCGCCGCTGAAGAACCGCATGGCTTGCCTGGAGCTTCATCCCGGCGCCTGGCACGCGGTGCGCCCGACCGCGGCGGGCTTTCGCCGCCGCACGCTCATCGTGGATTGGGATTTCGTTTAA
- a CDS encoding DUF885 family protein, whose amino-acid sequence MAYPRPTSWLPQLGLVCLALFAQACTPSSAPTSSANLFLEHPVPRPHNHEAHLPDLDSVVGIHFPGGRGSTISNSPLTASKLTFPMAQLDVSGAQGWKQHSNALSLQLINDLALINDSRIRWYVRNFRPDVPRYPLDPFQSEKRLSLLRRWETRLAEFKTPRELSRLEKLHLEADVRSLRAMIAREILSVENDLQRGDIKDLILNPIWNVHTTQTPEAMSGMLRQMAPAQGPGYFTELRRKIETQLAKNALRVSKEMLNFFILDEQRAAYMKTLSKPFENPSPKDTEALARLELDLAQFGDWMKSHQAELDAQPRTQDKARTEADLLVKYRTAGINATPAEVYAFGERKLREIEAEMKALGPNSGPAPARQAQLLALPTLRSSEDMLDAFHRMADRIDALLRAERIITLPEEPVKIVECNVANYPYKEKMRFCSNLVPSMSAENYLAHSPISNGLSIPRVTFPAFEYLQDKAPKLLKPEVAFPIMAHEARPGHELQFRSFANGQSTLARSFLAEQRLSVEGWALYAEKLVEEAMGEISNDLRAEFLRLRQWRAARVVLESRLYREALPAEEAVQFLIEHVGLDESTAADEVKTRYLDRDFPSDASYLYGYELLLRLREDMRKEFGAKFDLMRFNDAVVKMGFLPPDQIRELVKAEMAGDR is encoded by the coding sequence ATGGCTTACCCTCGTCCGACATCTTGGCTTCCGCAGCTCGGCCTCGTCTGCTTGGCGCTCTTCGCCCAAGCCTGCACGCCCTCGTCCGCGCCCACCTCCAGCGCGAATCTTTTTCTGGAGCATCCGGTCCCCCGGCCCCACAATCATGAGGCCCACCTGCCCGACCTCGACTCCGTCGTCGGCATTCACTTCCCGGGCGGGCGCGGTTCGACGATCTCGAACTCTCCGTTGACCGCTTCGAAACTCACATTCCCGATGGCGCAGCTGGACGTCTCGGGCGCCCAGGGATGGAAACAGCACTCCAATGCCCTGAGCCTTCAGCTCATCAACGACCTCGCCCTCATCAACGACTCCCGAATCCGCTGGTACGTCCGTAACTTCCGTCCCGACGTTCCCCGCTATCCCCTCGACCCGTTCCAGAGCGAAAAACGCCTCTCCCTCCTGCGGAGATGGGAAACGCGGCTCGCGGAATTCAAAACGCCCCGCGAGCTTTCCCGTCTCGAAAAACTTCACCTCGAAGCCGACGTCCGTTCCCTCCGCGCGATGATCGCGCGCGAAATTCTAAGCGTCGAGAACGACCTCCAGCGCGGCGACATCAAGGACCTGATCCTCAACCCCATCTGGAACGTGCACACCACCCAAACTCCGGAAGCGATGTCCGGAATGCTTCGCCAAATGGCACCCGCCCAAGGCCCCGGCTATTTCACGGAGCTCCGTCGCAAGATCGAAACGCAGCTCGCGAAAAATGCGCTGCGGGTCTCGAAAGAAATGCTGAACTTCTTCATCCTGGATGAGCAGCGCGCGGCGTACATGAAAACCTTGAGTAAGCCCTTCGAAAATCCCTCTCCCAAAGACACCGAAGCCCTCGCTCGGCTGGAGTTAGACTTGGCTCAATTCGGGGACTGGATGAAATCCCACCAAGCAGAACTCGATGCACAGCCTCGCACGCAAGACAAAGCGCGCACCGAGGCCGACCTGCTCGTCAAGTACCGCACGGCCGGCATCAACGCCACGCCCGCCGAGGTTTACGCCTTCGGTGAACGCAAACTGCGTGAAATCGAAGCCGAGATGAAAGCGCTCGGACCGAACTCCGGCCCGGCGCCCGCGCGACAGGCCCAACTTCTGGCGCTCCCCACCTTACGCTCCAGCGAAGATATGCTCGACGCCTTCCACCGCATGGCCGACCGGATCGACGCGCTTTTACGCGCGGAGCGGATCATCACCCTTCCCGAAGAGCCGGTCAAAATCGTCGAGTGCAACGTCGCCAACTACCCTTACAAAGAGAAAATGCGTTTCTGTTCGAATCTTGTACCGTCGATGTCGGCCGAAAACTATTTGGCCCACTCGCCGATCTCGAACGGACTTTCCATTCCGCGCGTGACCTTCCCGGCCTTCGAGTATCTGCAAGACAAAGCGCCGAAACTGCTCAAACCCGAAGTCGCGTTTCCGATCATGGCGCACGAGGCCCGCCCCGGCCACGAGCTTCAGTTCCGCAGCTTCGCAAACGGACAAAGCACGCTCGCCCGCTCGTTCCTGGCCGAGCAACGACTGAGCGTCGAGGGCTGGGCGCTCTACGCCGAAAAACTCGTGGAAGAGGCGATGGGAGAGATCTCGAACGATCTGCGCGCCGAGTTCCTGCGCCTACGTCAATGGCGTGCGGCGCGCGTGGTTTTGGAAAGCCGTCTTTACCGCGAAGCTCTCCCCGCGGAAGAGGCCGTCCAATTTCTGATCGAACACGTCGGTCTGGACGAGTCCACCGCGGCGGATGAGGTGAAGACCCGCTACCTCGACCGCGACTTCCCGAGTGACGCCTCTTATCTGTACGGTTACGAGCTTCTCTTGCGGCTGCGCGAAGACATGCGCAAAGAGTTCGGCGCGAAGTTCGACCTCATGCGCTTCAACGACGCGGTCGTGAAGATGGGCTTTCTGCCGCCCGATCAGATTCGCGAGCTCGTCAAAGCCGAAATGGCGGGCGATCGTTAA
- a CDS encoding HAMP domain-containing histidine kinase has product MRYFLRMTLRTKALSFKIMLVAGVVWTSTLGLLTYTELSNFKDLVNQSTQLIRTQEGSQGVAIGHYGASSLFLKLVESDGRYQVTQLKLSSTGQTSLERTFPPSKEFSWSENLGLSPRFQTDLGNFQIQGAATISHKVLAESLLISLACALLAVGALALACRINQNHVLLLTATSRAELAKQVAHDIRSPLSAINLIAGQLTGVQLNQKEILHSAVNRINEIASDLLMKSRHGAIQDSASGEPTPNTVSEEIPFEVVLSSLLNEKKLEYSNHTNIDFAVDTPYPEPTIILGSRTDLARVLSNILNNSVESMQERGGRITISVRRYAKFLEVSIVDKGCGIPVHILEQLGKEPLSHGKGNAGSGIGILHARRYVESIGGTFSISSRVNRGTMVRLSLRRVVA; this is encoded by the coding sequence TTGCGTTATTTTCTACGGATGACTCTCCGAACGAAGGCACTCTCGTTTAAAATCATGCTCGTAGCGGGCGTCGTTTGGACTTCAACTCTCGGGCTTCTAACCTATACAGAATTAAGTAATTTTAAAGACCTCGTAAATCAGAGCACCCAGCTCATCCGCACCCAGGAGGGAAGCCAAGGCGTCGCTATTGGCCATTACGGAGCCTCCTCTTTGTTCCTCAAATTGGTTGAATCGGACGGGCGTTATCAGGTCACTCAACTGAAGTTGAGCTCAACGGGACAAACGAGTTTAGAGCGGACATTTCCGCCCTCCAAGGAATTCTCATGGTCGGAAAATTTGGGGCTCAGCCCGCGCTTTCAAACCGACCTCGGGAACTTCCAGATTCAGGGAGCCGCGACCATCTCCCACAAGGTCCTCGCCGAATCGCTTCTGATATCCTTGGCCTGCGCCTTACTCGCCGTAGGCGCTCTCGCTTTGGCTTGCCGGATCAATCAAAATCACGTCCTTCTTCTCACAGCCACTTCACGAGCTGAACTGGCTAAACAAGTAGCCCACGATATACGCTCTCCCCTGTCAGCGATAAATTTGATCGCCGGGCAATTGACCGGTGTTCAGTTAAATCAGAAGGAAATACTCCATTCGGCCGTCAACCGAATCAACGAGATCGCGTCAGATTTGCTCATGAAAAGCAGGCATGGGGCGATACAAGATTCCGCGAGCGGCGAACCCACCCCAAATACAGTCTCTGAAGAAATCCCGTTCGAAGTGGTTCTGAGTTCGTTGCTCAATGAAAAGAAGTTGGAGTATTCGAACCATACAAATATCGATTTCGCGGTCGACACCCCGTATCCCGAACCGACGATAATTTTAGGGTCACGAACAGACCTAGCTCGCGTTCTTTCCAACATTCTAAACAACTCCGTGGAATCGATGCAGGAACGAGGCGGACGCATCACGATTTCCGTGCGACGTTACGCAAAGTTCCTCGAAGTAAGCATCGTCGACAAAGGGTGTGGCATTCCCGTGCACATCCTCGAGCAGCTCGGAAAAGAACCTCTCAGTCATGGCAAGGGAAATGCCGGATCCGGTATTGGTATCCTCCACGCCCGCCGGTACGTCGAGTCTATCGGAGGAACCTTCTCGATCTCGAGCCGCGTGAACCGCGGCACGATGGTGCGACTTTCGCTCCGTCGTGTAGTTGCTTAA
- a CDS encoding HAMP domain-containing histidine kinase — protein sequence MIRSERSFQSYMASLGFIKMTQAMLFAALIAFAVVMINVYATSKQIFESQLDAAINVYRMQILAGDLKRTQLVLKEILANGAPARIEFFDEIGGSLFPDMSPQSSSPSLSLRAEQPIFFDSGKQNLFGTVRAQQELRMNWFLFLTMFIALLLSQAIAGYFFSSALKEVSQDLTAKFKALRGQNADSVADITELSEIATSLNQMQKQLVEVRTTFKSPEEMRRFAHDLRSPMSAISLALGTIENLPAPARRLMDNAFTRMSTMTTSLLEKPTGAKVSMREALNSLIQEKISEHRSFDLRWELNLVGDVILTSDHAIDFVRSISNVLNNAAEASPMHGMVILRVRVEQDDIFIQVQDQGAGIPQELQAKVLRDGLSTKVKGHGIGLSSTYRLVKSWGGQVNFGRVPSGEFEVELQIPRKALA from the coding sequence ATGATCAGAAGCGAACGTTCTTTTCAAAGCTACATGGCGTCCCTGGGGTTCATAAAAATGACTCAGGCAATGCTATTCGCTGCTTTGATCGCGTTCGCCGTTGTGATGATAAATGTCTACGCGACCTCCAAACAGATATTTGAGTCTCAACTTGACGCCGCCATAAATGTCTATCGAATGCAAATTCTTGCGGGGGATCTCAAGCGGACTCAACTCGTTCTTAAAGAGATTTTGGCCAATGGAGCTCCAGCTCGCATAGAATTCTTTGACGAAATCGGTGGCAGTCTCTTCCCCGATATGTCTCCGCAGAGTTCTTCCCCCTCTCTTAGTTTGCGTGCGGAGCAGCCGATTTTCTTTGATTCCGGTAAACAAAACCTCTTTGGAACCGTTCGTGCGCAGCAAGAGCTACGTATGAACTGGTTCTTGTTTTTGACTATGTTTATCGCCCTTTTACTAAGTCAGGCTATCGCCGGATATTTCTTCTCTTCCGCACTCAAAGAAGTCAGCCAGGATTTGACTGCCAAGTTCAAGGCTTTAAGAGGACAGAATGCGGACTCAGTCGCAGATATTACGGAATTGAGCGAGATCGCAACTTCTCTCAACCAAATGCAGAAGCAACTTGTCGAAGTAAGAACTACCTTCAAATCTCCTGAAGAGATGAGGCGCTTTGCTCACGATCTCCGAAGTCCTATGTCAGCAATTTCTCTGGCGCTGGGAACCATCGAGAATCTTCCAGCTCCTGCGCGCCGACTCATGGACAATGCCTTCACGCGGATGAGTACTATGACTACATCACTTCTGGAAAAGCCCACGGGGGCAAAAGTATCCATGAGGGAGGCTTTAAATTCCCTTATTCAGGAGAAAATCTCCGAACACAGATCTTTCGACCTGCGCTGGGAACTGAACTTGGTTGGCGATGTTATTTTGACATCTGACCATGCAATAGACTTTGTTCGCTCGATCTCAAATGTATTGAACAACGCCGCGGAGGCCTCTCCAATGCACGGCATGGTCATTCTCAGAGTACGTGTGGAACAAGATGACATCTTTATCCAAGTTCAGGATCAGGGGGCGGGTATCCCTCAGGAGCTGCAGGCTAAAGTCTTGCGCGACGGACTGTCGACAAAAGTAAAAGGGCACGGAATTGGCCTTTCTTCGACTTACCGTTTGGTCAAATCCTGGGGCGGCCAAGTAAACTTTGGGCGTGTGCCGAGTGGGGAATTCGAAGTCGAGCTACAAATACCGAGAAAGGCACTCGCATGA